A window of the Melospiza melodia melodia isolate bMelMel2 chromosome 25, bMelMel2.pri, whole genome shotgun sequence genome harbors these coding sequences:
- the VANGL2 gene encoding vang-like protein 2 translates to MDNESQYSGYSYKSGHSRSSRKHRDRRERHRSKSRDGTRGDKSVTIQAPGEPLLDNESTRGDERDDNWGETTTVVTGTSEHSISHDDLTRITKDMEDSAHLDCSRHLGVALGAALALLAFLTPLAFLLLPQLLWREELEPCGTPCEGLFISVAFKLLILLLGSWALFFRRPKAFFPRVFVFRALLMVLVFLLVVSYWLFYGVRILDSRDRNYRGVVQFAVSLVDALLFVHYLAVVLLELRQLQPQFTLKAVRSADGASRFYNVGHLSIQRAAVWILENYYHDFPVYNPALLNLPKSVLSKKMSGFKVYSLGEENSTNNSTGQSRAVIAAAARRRDNSHNEFYYEEAEHERRVRKRRARLVVAVEEAFTHIKRLQEEEQKNPREIMDPREAAQAIFASMARAMQKYLRTTKQQPYHTMESILQHLEFCITHDMTPKAFLERYLTAGPTIQYHKDRWLAKQWTLVSEEPVTNGLKDGVVFVLKRQDFSLVVSTKKIPFFKLSEEFVDPKSHKFIMRLQSETSV, encoded by the exons ATGGACAACGAGTCCCAGTACTCCGGGTACTCCTACAAATCCGGCCACTCCCGCAGCTCCCGCAAGCACAG GGACCGGCGGGAGCGGCACCGCTCCAAGAGCCGGGACGGGACGCGCGGGGACAAATCGGTGACGATCCAAGCGCCGGGGGAGCCTCTGCTGGACAACGAATCCACGCGGGGCGACGAGAGG GACGACAACTGGGGCGAGACCACCACGGTGGTGACGGGCACGTCGGAGCACAGCATCTCCCACGATGACCTCACGCGCATCACCAAGGACATGGAGGACAGCGCCCACCTGGACTGCTCCCGCCACCTGGGCGTGGCCCTGGGCGCGGCCCTGGCGCTCCTGGCCTTCCTCACACCCttggccttcctcctcctcccgcagCTGCTGTGGCGGGAGGAGCTGGAGCCCTGCGGGACGCCCTGCGAGGGGCTCTTCATCTCGGTGGCCTTCaagctcctcatcctcctgctggGCAGCTGGGCCCTGTTCTTCCGCCGCCCCAAAGCCTTCTTCCCGCGCGTCTTCGTCTTCCGCGCGCTCCTCATGGTGCTGGTGTTCCTGCTGGTGGTGTCCTACTGGCTCTTCTACGGCGTGCGGATCCTGGACTCGCGGGACCGCAACTACCGCGGCGTGGTGCAGTTCGCCGTGTCGCTGGTGGACGCGCTGCTCTTCGTGCACTACCTGGCcgtggtgctgctggagctgcggcagctgcagccccagttCACGCTCAAGGCCGTGCGCTCGGCCGACGGCGCCAGCCGCTTCTACAACGTCGGCCACCTCAG CATCCAGCGAGCGGCCGTGTGGATCCTGGAGAATTACTACCACGACTTCCCGGTCTACAACCCTGCCCTGCTCAACCTCCCAAAATCCGTCCTCTCCAAGAAAATGTCCGGCTTTAAGGTCTATTCCCTCGGCGAGG AGAATTCCACCAACAACTCCACGGGGCAGTCGCGGGCGGTGatcgcggcggcggcgcggcggcgcgaCAACAGCCACAACGAGTTCTACTACGAGGAGGCCGAGCACGAGCGCCGGGTGCGCAAACGCCGTGCCAG GCTGGTGGTGGCGGTGGAGGAGGCCTTCACGCACATCAAgcggctgcaggaggaggagcagaagAACCCACGGGAGATCATGGACCCGCGCGAGGCCGCCCAGGCCATCTTCGCCTCCATGGCCCGCGCCATGCAGAAGTACCTGAGGACCACCAAGCAGCAGCCCTACCACACCATGGAGAGCATCCTGCAGCACCTCGAGTTCTGCATCACCCACGACATGACCCCCAAG GCCTTCCTGGAGCGGTACCTGACGGCCGGCCCCACCATCCAGTACCACAAGGACCGCTGGCTGGCCAAGCAGTGGACGCTGGTCAGCGAGGAGCCGGTGACCAACGGCCTCAAGGACGGCGTGGTCTTCGTGCTCAAGCGCCAGGACTTCAGCCTGGTGGTGTCCACCAAGAAGATCCCGTTCTTCAAGCTCTCCGAGGAGTTCGTGGaccccaagtcgcacaagttcaTCATGAGGCTGCAGTCGGAGACCTCGGTGTGA
- the LY9 gene encoding T-lymphocyte surface antigen Ly-9 codes for MSQGGLRLMPSLTSGLGQDQFPAGKTGKENSIPGINGFPSGLSLGVPSCSSFTQGPFHEPPMSPQTPPALMGFILWPTFILNSPHPHLKFSPCFLSPVSASDTKEVNGVLGRSVTFQSRNPDRMTALWFFGNEAIVTVIFDGPPRPAFHKEEFKTRFSVSKSGRALTISQLRMEDAGTYSVTINGKRSAFSLQVFRELAEPTVTCEAQNCSDGSCSSSLRCSAHGGNVSYTWRVRGRTWDGSSVVLLVNQTSQDGLETVMCSARNPVSSRSIIVTNLGELCAGALSSGQVGVRVGVGVIAGTLVLVLLLIFLLILWKSKGWTKFPLSQPRPADTVPGATNDYTTVYAEVGPSQQNVPDGTKAKPAEGAPPSTVYSLVKRPEQADGGTAENATVTGLELM; via the exons ATGTCGCAGGGGGGGCTGAGGCTGATGCCGAGCCTGACCTCGGGGCTGGGCCAGGATCAGTTCCCtgctgggaaaactgggaaggaGAACTCCATTCCCGGTATAAATGGG TTCCCCTCCGGGCTCAGCCTGGGGGTGCCCTCGTGCTCTTCCTTCACCCAGGGACCCTTCCATGAGCCCCCCATGAGCCCTCAAACACCCCCAGCCTTGATGGGCTTCATCCTCTGG CCCACCTTCATCCTAAATTCCCCCCACCCCCATCTCAAGTTCTCTCCCTGTTTTCTCTCCCCAGTGAGCGCCAGCGACACCAAGGAGGTGAACGGGGTCCTGGGCAGGTCCGTGACCTTCCAGAGCCGCAACCCAGACAGAATGACAGCACTCTGGTTTTTTGGGAATGAAGCCATAGTGACTGTGATATTTGACGGCCCTCCTCGACCTGCATTTCATAAAGAAGAATTCAAAACCCGTTTTTCTGTCTCCAAGAGCGGCCGTGCGCTCACCATCTCCCAGCTGAGGATGGAGGATGCCGGGACCTACTCTGTAACAATCAACGGAAAAAGATCCGCCTTCAGCCTGCAGGTGTTCA GGGAGCTGGCAGAGCCCACGGTGACCTGCGAGGCCCAGAACTGCTCGgatgggagctgcagctcctccctgcgCTGCTCCGCACACGGAGGGAACGTCTCCTACACCTGGAGGGTGCGGGGTCGGACTTGGGACGGGAGCTCCGTGGTGCTGCTGGTGAACCAAACATCCCAGGATGGGCTGGAGACAGTGATGTGCTCGGCACGGAACCCCGTCAGCAGCAGGAGCATCATTGTCACCAACCTCGGGGAGCTCTGCGCAG GTGCCCTCTCCAGCGGCCAGGTTGGGGTCAGGGTAGGGGTCGGGGTCATAGCCGGGACTTTGGTCCTGGTCCTTTTGTTGATTTTCCTCTTGATCCTGTGGAAATCCAAAG GCTGGACGAAAttccccctctcccagcccaggccTGCAGAcacag TTCCAGGAGCCACAAACGACTACACAACCGTGTACGCCGAGGTGGGACCTTCCCAGCAG AACGTCCCTGACGGAACTAAAGCCAAACCAGCAGAGGGGGCACCCCCCTCAACCGTTTATTCCCTGGTCAAGCGTCCAGAGCAG GCGGATGGGGGGACAGCAGAAAATGCCACCGTGACCGGCCTGGAGCTGATGTAG